The following coding sequences are from one Arthrobacter sp. PvP023 window:
- a CDS encoding metallophosphoesterase family protein, with amino-acid sequence MNTSINQPKLSRRAALAAAGTLGALGITVAAAAGSQAAPGAKAPKPSLLFRPDGTFKIVQFNDTQDDEQTDRRTIELMNRTLEAEKPDFVVINGDVINGGCDSETEVKQALNHVVQPMESRQIPWAVTFGNHDEDSVQRTGMTEAKMLQFLQSYEFNVNADSAPELTGTSNSQLLVQSSRSKAPAFGLWLIDTGRYAPDTINGQDFEGYPDWDWVRMDQVSWYRNLSIATEQKYGKKVPSLMWGHIALHEHRNMWFSSLDSRTDADHARALTKHSIVGERNEDECPGPIKSGLFNAFLERGDVLGYFVGHDHVNTYMGNYYGVQLGYAPGTGFGAYGLPGADRNRLRGARVFELDEDHPGIYKDTRLVFAKDFGIDLTANDQPIVPLPLGPAQQ; translated from the coding sequence ATGAACACCAGTATCAACCAGCCCAAACTCAGCAGGAGAGCGGCACTGGCTGCTGCCGGAACGCTTGGAGCGCTGGGAATCACCGTGGCCGCAGCGGCCGGCAGCCAGGCGGCCCCGGGTGCGAAGGCGCCAAAGCCAAGCCTCCTCTTCCGCCCGGACGGCACGTTCAAGATCGTCCAGTTCAACGACACCCAGGACGACGAGCAGACGGACCGTCGCACGATCGAACTCATGAACCGGACCCTGGAAGCCGAAAAGCCGGACTTTGTGGTGATCAACGGAGATGTGATCAACGGCGGCTGCGACTCCGAAACTGAGGTCAAGCAGGCGCTCAACCACGTAGTTCAGCCCATGGAAAGCCGGCAGATCCCGTGGGCCGTGACGTTCGGCAACCACGACGAAGATTCAGTGCAGCGAACGGGTATGACCGAAGCCAAAATGCTTCAGTTCCTGCAGAGCTACGAGTTCAATGTGAACGCTGATTCCGCCCCGGAGCTCACCGGCACCTCCAACTCGCAGCTGCTGGTGCAGTCCTCGCGGTCCAAGGCTCCGGCCTTTGGGCTGTGGCTCATCGACACCGGCCGCTACGCTCCGGACACCATCAACGGCCAGGACTTCGAGGGCTACCCGGACTGGGACTGGGTACGCATGGATCAGGTGAGCTGGTATCGGAATCTGTCCATCGCAACCGAACAGAAATACGGGAAGAAAGTACCGTCGCTCATGTGGGGCCACATCGCGCTTCATGAGCACCGCAACATGTGGTTCTCCAGCCTTGATTCACGAACGGACGCTGATCACGCCCGGGCACTCACGAAGCACAGCATTGTGGGGGAGCGCAACGAAGATGAATGCCCCGGACCCATCAAATCCGGCCTGTTCAACGCTTTCCTGGAACGCGGGGACGTGCTCGGATACTTTGTGGGGCACGATCACGTCAACACCTACATGGGTAACTACTACGGTGTTCAGCTGGGCTACGCCCCTGGAACGGGATTCGGCGCCTATGGACTGCCCGGCGCCGACCGTAACCGTCTGCGCGGCGCACGTGTCTTTGAGCTGGACGAGGACCACCCGGGAATCTACAAGGACACCCGGCTCGTTTTCGCGAAGGATTTCGGCATCGACCTGACGGCCAATGACCAGCCCATCGTTCCGCTCCCGTTGGGGCCGGCGCAGCAGTAA
- a CDS encoding S9 family peptidase has product MTQTPVQHPADNTPAAAAPVARKVPFERTHHGDTFVDNYEWLRAKASADVVEHLKAENAYQEAVTAHQEPLREAIFQEIKGRTQETDLSVPNRKDGWWYYARSVEGKEYGIQCRVKAQNTGDPVADWTPPAVEAGVELPGEEVLLDCNVEAEGKPFFAVGGTAVTVDGNLYAYAVDNAGDERFTLRFKDLRTGEMLPDVIENIFYGVSFSPDGTRLFYTVVDDAWRPYQVKSHMLGTPVTDDEVIYQEDDVAMWLGFDLSSDRRHLVLSIGCSEYSETRLLRFDDYDAGLSTVISRYEHVLYEAEPFMLDGTEKILVTHNRNAINSMVSLVDAAELAKPLSEQQWTTVVEHSDQVRVNGAGVTSTHLIVSVRKDTIERVQVLALAGLGTPAQGDPVEPAFDEELYTAGVAGSDYEAPVIRMGYTSYFTPSRVYDFVLPTAASPAGELLLRKESPVLGGYSPSDYVATREWATAADGTRIPLSVLRHASVSRDSSAAGLVYGYGSYELSMDPGFGIPRLSLLDRGIVFVIAHIRGGGELGRHWYEDGKKLHKKNTFTDFIAATDWLASSGWVSPDRIAAMGGSAGGLLMGAVANLAPEKYAAIVAAVPFVDALTTILDPELPLSALEWEEWGNPITDPEVYAYMKSYTPYENVGPLAYPKIAAVTSFNDTRVLYVEPAKWVQALRSETTGAEPIVMKIEMDGGHGGASGRYVQWRERAWDYAFVADSVGATELLPGAGVK; this is encoded by the coding sequence ATGACCCAGACTCCAGTGCAGCACCCAGCCGACAACACCCCTGCGGCCGCCGCCCCCGTAGCCAGGAAGGTCCCGTTCGAACGGACCCACCACGGCGACACCTTCGTGGACAACTACGAATGGCTGCGGGCCAAGGCCTCCGCGGACGTGGTGGAGCACCTCAAGGCGGAGAACGCCTACCAGGAGGCGGTCACCGCCCACCAGGAACCGCTGCGCGAAGCCATCTTCCAGGAAATCAAGGGACGCACCCAGGAGACAGACTTGTCTGTCCCGAATCGCAAGGACGGCTGGTGGTACTACGCCCGCTCCGTCGAAGGCAAGGAATACGGCATCCAGTGTCGGGTCAAGGCCCAAAATACGGGGGACCCGGTGGCCGACTGGACGCCGCCGGCGGTGGAGGCCGGCGTCGAACTCCCCGGTGAAGAAGTCCTGCTGGACTGCAACGTCGAAGCCGAAGGCAAGCCGTTCTTCGCGGTGGGCGGCACGGCCGTGACCGTGGACGGCAACCTCTACGCCTACGCCGTGGACAACGCCGGCGACGAACGCTTCACGCTGCGCTTCAAGGACCTGCGCACCGGCGAGATGCTGCCGGACGTCATCGAGAACATCTTCTACGGCGTCTCCTTTTCCCCCGACGGCACGCGCCTGTTCTACACCGTGGTGGACGACGCCTGGCGCCCCTACCAGGTGAAGTCGCACATGCTGGGCACGCCGGTCACCGACGATGAGGTGATTTACCAGGAGGACGACGTCGCCATGTGGCTGGGCTTCGACCTCTCCTCCGACCGTCGCCACCTCGTGCTGAGCATCGGATGCTCCGAGTACAGCGAGACGCGGCTGCTCCGCTTTGACGATTACGACGCCGGACTCAGCACCGTGATCTCCCGCTACGAACACGTCCTCTACGAGGCCGAGCCGTTCATGCTTGATGGCACTGAGAAGATCCTGGTGACGCACAACCGGAACGCCATCAACTCCATGGTGTCCCTGGTGGACGCGGCCGAGCTCGCCAAGCCGCTGTCCGAGCAGCAGTGGACCACCGTCGTCGAACATTCCGACCAGGTGCGCGTCAACGGCGCGGGTGTCACGTCCACCCACCTGATTGTGTCCGTCCGCAAGGACACCATCGAGCGCGTCCAGGTCCTGGCCCTGGCCGGGCTGGGCACGCCCGCGCAGGGCGACCCGGTGGAGCCGGCGTTCGACGAGGAGCTGTACACCGCCGGCGTCGCAGGCTCCGACTACGAGGCCCCCGTGATCCGGATGGGCTACACGTCCTACTTCACGCCGTCGCGCGTGTACGACTTCGTGCTTCCCACTGCTGCTTCTCCGGCTGGCGAACTGTTGCTCCGCAAGGAGAGCCCGGTGCTGGGCGGCTACTCGCCGTCCGACTACGTGGCCACCCGTGAATGGGCGACGGCGGCCGACGGCACCCGTATTCCGCTTTCGGTGCTGCGGCACGCGTCGGTTTCCCGCGATTCCTCCGCGGCCGGGCTCGTGTACGGTTACGGCTCCTACGAGCTGAGCATGGACCCCGGCTTCGGCATCCCGAGGCTGTCCCTGCTGGACCGCGGGATTGTGTTCGTGATCGCGCACATCCGCGGCGGCGGCGAGCTGGGCCGGCACTGGTACGAGGACGGCAAGAAGCTCCACAAGAAGAACACGTTCACGGACTTCATCGCAGCGACGGACTGGCTGGCTTCTTCCGGGTGGGTCTCACCTGACCGGATTGCGGCGATGGGCGGCTCCGCAGGCGGGCTGCTGATGGGCGCCGTAGCCAACCTGGCCCCGGAAAAGTACGCGGCCATTGTTGCGGCCGTGCCGTTCGTGGACGCGCTCACCACCATCCTGGATCCGGAGCTGCCGCTGTCCGCCCTCGAGTGGGAGGAATGGGGCAACCCGATCACGGACCCCGAGGTGTACGCCTACATGAAGTCCTACACTCCCTACGAGAACGTTGGGCCGCTGGCGTACCCGAAGATCGCCGCGGTGACCTCGTTCAACGACACCCGTGTGCTGTACGTGGAGCCGGCCAAGTGGGTGCAGGCGCTGCGGTCTGAAACCACCGGGGCGGAGCCGATCGTGATGAAGATCGAAATGGACGGCGGCCACGGCGGAGCGTCCGGCCGGTACGTCCAGTGGCGCGAACGGGCCTGGGACTACGCCTTCGTGGCCGACTCCGTGGGCGCGACGGAACTGCTGCCAGGGGCCGGGGTTAAGTAG
- a CDS encoding Hsp70 family protein, whose product MEGIPWRLAIDFGTSNTAAAVVRGGGGVHVLRLGARSDAIPSCVAAYNGEILTGDAALQISGIYPSAFEPTPKRRLGEDAVVLGGSVFDPVDLVAAVIGFVARQATRFVGGDSPSQVVLTHPEAWDEYMKWRLTAAALKAGIPEQNIVLLPEPVAAGWHYAAGSDVDLGAHVAVLDFGGGTCDAAVLELAQTPAGPLFRVVASGGIDPLGGHDFDAQLENWVYAQLAAEGKTELLQSLKSERASADRAVLRDQVREAKHALSYHGSAPIGVRSGDHEWVCTATRGEFEQLIDGQIRRAVELVQRVIQEALPSAQQLHRVYLTGGSSHIPALQATLGEILPMKLGLMGDPKQITSIGALQAPAPSGRAAAVEQPAAAVEQPIAVVEPLVADAPAARREGRKPWRVQRVQRKVWIGGSAGAAALLLIGTIALATGRIMPTPPPTTSTSGTPQRASRLCAGEERARLSDGECSLLTTAVDRRLVDPDSCTAIKSLELASSGLNCNLPAGSSFNSSERPTINVYGYSSVGALNKAFDGVVNEYGAAERSVAVPPAWQDWVGGDGKTVRGRILGASKDGTNYLIWNDAERLLEVRADSTGADVPALLEWWKALPQ is encoded by the coding sequence ATGGAGGGAATCCCTTGGCGCTTGGCCATCGACTTCGGAACGTCGAATACGGCGGCCGCCGTGGTCCGGGGTGGCGGGGGCGTGCATGTCCTCCGGCTCGGCGCCCGCTCCGACGCAATTCCATCGTGCGTGGCCGCGTACAACGGCGAAATCCTCACCGGTGATGCAGCCCTTCAAATCTCAGGAATCTACCCCTCTGCATTCGAACCGACGCCGAAGCGGCGGCTGGGCGAAGACGCCGTGGTCCTGGGCGGCTCCGTATTCGACCCCGTGGACCTCGTCGCTGCGGTCATCGGATTCGTGGCACGCCAGGCCACCCGATTCGTGGGTGGCGACTCACCGTCCCAGGTGGTCCTGACCCATCCGGAGGCGTGGGACGAGTACATGAAGTGGCGCCTGACGGCAGCGGCGCTCAAAGCAGGCATACCGGAGCAGAACATTGTCCTGTTGCCCGAGCCGGTGGCGGCAGGATGGCATTACGCGGCAGGTTCGGACGTGGACCTCGGCGCCCACGTGGCAGTGCTGGACTTCGGCGGCGGCACCTGCGACGCCGCCGTGCTGGAACTTGCGCAGACACCCGCCGGTCCGTTGTTCCGCGTCGTGGCCTCCGGGGGCATCGATCCCCTCGGCGGCCATGACTTCGACGCGCAGCTGGAGAACTGGGTTTACGCACAGCTTGCCGCTGAGGGCAAGACCGAGCTGCTTCAAAGCCTGAAATCCGAGCGCGCCAGTGCTGACCGGGCAGTTCTGCGGGACCAGGTACGCGAAGCGAAACACGCCTTGAGTTACCACGGGTCCGCGCCGATAGGAGTGCGCTCCGGGGACCACGAATGGGTCTGCACCGCCACGCGCGGGGAATTCGAGCAGCTTATTGATGGTCAGATACGCCGGGCCGTGGAATTGGTTCAACGGGTGATCCAGGAAGCACTTCCGTCCGCGCAGCAACTTCACCGCGTCTACCTCACGGGCGGCTCAAGCCACATACCTGCGCTGCAGGCCACCCTCGGCGAAATCCTGCCGATGAAACTGGGGCTAATGGGAGACCCCAAACAAATCACCAGCATCGGAGCGTTGCAGGCACCTGCTCCCAGCGGCCGGGCCGCCGCCGTCGAACAACCGGCCGCTGCCGTCGAGCAGCCGATTGCCGTCGTCGAGCCGCTGGTTGCCGATGCTCCAGCCGCCAGGCGAGAAGGCAGAAAGCCATGGCGGGTTCAAAGGGTTCAAAGGAAGGTCTGGATTGGAGGCAGCGCGGGCGCGGCGGCCCTCCTGCTCATAGGCACCATTGCGCTGGCCACTGGGCGTATTATGCCAACGCCGCCGCCGACCACTTCGACTTCCGGAACTCCGCAGCGGGCGTCCAGGCTGTGCGCGGGCGAGGAACGAGCACGATTGTCCGATGGCGAATGCAGCCTGCTCACCACGGCCGTTGACCGGCGGCTGGTGGACCCGGATAGCTGCACCGCCATCAAATCCCTTGAACTGGCCAGCTCAGGGCTCAACTGCAATTTGCCGGCCGGCAGTTCGTTCAACTCCTCCGAACGCCCCACCATCAATGTTTATGGATACTCGTCAGTGGGCGCACTAAATAAGGCATTTGACGGTGTGGTCAACGAATACGGCGCCGCCGAACGCTCGGTTGCCGTTCCGCCCGCATGGCAGGACTGGGTCGGCGGAGATGGCAAGACGGTAAGGGGACGGATCCTGGGCGCTTCGAAAGACGGCACGAATTATCTGATCTGGAATGATGCGGAAAGGCTTTTGGAGGTCAGGGCAGACTCCACGGGCGCGGATGTGCCGGCGCTTCTCGAGTGGTGGAAGGCGCTGCCGCAGTGA
- a CDS encoding S1C family serine protease: protein MTPQQMYALGEQSVFSIEGRRPDDFVGFGTGFLVDKDGAMGVTNAHVVEGLTAISGRFSGGQKLALHVIGADPCSDVAVVHFSTPLPEKAEALIVGNSGDVKPGDTVTVLGFPAPPTKSPSEQKMLITSGLVNATKVPARPEGLPEYKDTIQHGATVNLGNSGGPLLDHHGRLVGINTLINFGSLNAPAQGQFYSIAIDSAKQEIVDKLLKGESPNNMGWSVEEYYPGYFKALDATKGPALDEKLSRGGINGGLYVKSVVPGSGASKVGIKAGMMLTKLQNTSTNTVAEMCAISESVLPGSTAEIEGLYLLSDSERFSTPFRVQFPVPGKH from the coding sequence ATGACTCCGCAACAGATGTATGCACTCGGTGAACAGTCGGTGTTCTCGATCGAGGGCCGCCGTCCGGACGATTTCGTCGGCTTTGGTACAGGGTTCCTCGTGGACAAGGACGGCGCCATGGGCGTCACCAACGCCCACGTGGTGGAGGGCCTCACGGCGATTTCCGGCCGCTTCAGCGGCGGCCAGAAACTGGCACTGCATGTCATCGGTGCTGACCCCTGCAGTGATGTTGCGGTGGTCCACTTCTCAACCCCGCTGCCGGAGAAAGCAGAGGCCCTCATTGTGGGCAACTCGGGTGACGTGAAACCCGGGGACACCGTGACTGTCCTCGGCTTCCCAGCCCCCCCGACCAAGAGCCCGTCGGAGCAGAAGATGCTCATTACCTCTGGCCTGGTCAACGCAACAAAGGTACCCGCCCGGCCCGAGGGATTGCCAGAGTACAAGGACACCATCCAGCACGGGGCCACGGTCAACCTCGGAAATTCGGGTGGGCCGCTGCTTGATCACCATGGCCGGCTGGTGGGCATAAACACCCTGATCAACTTCGGGTCGCTCAACGCTCCGGCGCAGGGGCAGTTCTATTCAATAGCAATCGACTCGGCCAAGCAGGAAATCGTGGACAAACTGCTGAAGGGTGAGTCCCCCAACAACATGGGGTGGTCGGTTGAGGAGTACTACCCCGGATATTTCAAGGCCCTGGATGCCACCAAAGGCCCGGCGCTGGACGAGAAACTGTCGCGCGGGGGAATCAACGGGGGCCTGTACGTCAAGTCAGTCGTCCCGGGATCCGGCGCCAGCAAGGTAGGGATCAAGGCTGGGATGATGCTGACCAAGCTGCAGAATACGTCCACGAACACAGTCGCCGAGATGTGCGCTATTTCCGAGTCGGTCCTCCCCGGTTCCACCGCCGAGATAGAGGGACTTTATCTGCTGTCCGATTCCGAGCGTTTCAGCACACCGTTCAGGGTGCAGTTCCCCGTTCCTGGCAAGCACTGA
- a CDS encoding arsenic resistance protein, translated as MEPVRIRTLVAWMERRQIGLYLASIVAGGAAGFLAPGTAAAMELAINPVLGLLLYATFLGIPFASLGRAVRDVRFMATVLVLNFAVVPVVVFGLSRIVAGDQALLVGMLLVLLTPCIDYVIVFSGLAGGASDRLLAAAPVLMLAQMLLLPLYLLLFVGPELVSVIDPAPFVQALVGLIVVPLALAALTQWLARPARGSEGDRSAVGRSIVGRAAVGRTVMAAVQALMVPLMMATLAVVVGSQIVGVRQELASLLAVVPLYAAFLLVMVPLGLLAARPARLDARATVAVVFSGATRNSLVVLPLALALPEPLALAALVVVTQTLVELLGMLAYVRFLPRLVPADSRLRR; from the coding sequence ATGGAGCCGGTGAGGATCAGGACGCTTGTGGCTTGGATGGAACGCCGCCAGATCGGCCTGTATCTTGCTTCGATCGTTGCCGGCGGCGCCGCGGGTTTCCTGGCTCCCGGGACAGCCGCAGCCATGGAACTGGCCATCAATCCGGTGCTGGGGCTGCTGCTCTACGCCACCTTCCTGGGGATCCCGTTCGCGTCGCTGGGGCGGGCCGTGCGCGACGTGCGGTTCATGGCTACGGTCCTGGTGCTCAACTTCGCCGTGGTGCCGGTGGTGGTGTTCGGGCTGAGCCGCATCGTCGCCGGGGACCAGGCGCTCCTGGTGGGTATGCTGCTGGTGCTTCTGACCCCGTGCATCGACTACGTGATTGTGTTCAGCGGCCTGGCCGGCGGCGCAAGCGACCGGCTGCTCGCCGCGGCACCGGTGCTGATGCTCGCCCAGATGCTCCTGCTCCCGCTGTACCTCCTGCTGTTCGTGGGCCCGGAGCTGGTGTCCGTGATCGACCCGGCACCGTTCGTGCAGGCCCTGGTGGGGCTCATTGTTGTCCCGCTGGCCCTGGCAGCGCTGACACAGTGGCTCGCGCGGCCGGCGCGTGGCAGCGAAGGCGACCGTTCCGCCGTCGGGCGATCCATCGTCGGGCGTGCCGCCGTCGGGCGCACAGTAATGGCGGCCGTGCAGGCGCTGATGGTCCCGCTTATGATGGCAACGCTGGCCGTGGTGGTGGGCTCGCAAATCGTGGGCGTGCGCCAGGAGCTGGCCTCGCTGCTGGCGGTGGTGCCGCTCTACGCCGCGTTCCTGCTGGTCATGGTTCCGCTGGGCCTGCTGGCGGCCAGGCCCGCCCGTCTGGACGCCCGCGCAACCGTGGCTGTGGTGTTCAGCGGCGCGACGCGCAATTCGCTGGTGGTGCTTCCCCTGGCCCTCGCGCTTCCCGAGCCGCTGGCCCTCGCCGCGCTGGTGGTGGTCACGCAGACGCTGGTTGAGCTCCTTGGCATGCTGGCCTATGTGCGCTTCCTGCCGAGGCTGGTGCCTGCCGATTCCCGGCTCCGGCGCTAG
- a CDS encoding low molecular weight phosphatase family protein, with the protein MESPTPVRILTVCTGNICRSPVAERLLQAGLDQVLPGGFDVRSAGTRAMVGSPIQPLSADIVNMYGGTDKGFAARQLTPKILRDTDIVLTMTSKHRGEVLQLDASLLKRTFTIREFARMLEALEERDAAGVATGTAPAEKASAETPSDAGAMWRGLPARLASVRHLALAAESADNEVIDPYKRGPEVYRQMEDELAPALLTILRYARLNTPA; encoded by the coding sequence GTGGAATCGCCAACGCCCGTTCGGATCCTCACCGTCTGCACGGGAAACATCTGCCGCTCCCCCGTGGCCGAACGCCTGCTGCAGGCCGGCCTGGACCAGGTCCTGCCCGGCGGCTTCGACGTACGGAGCGCCGGTACCCGCGCCATGGTGGGCAGCCCCATTCAGCCGCTCTCTGCCGACATCGTGAACATGTACGGCGGCACGGACAAGGGTTTCGCCGCCCGGCAGCTGACCCCAAAGATACTCCGGGACACGGACATCGTGCTGACCATGACCTCCAAGCACCGCGGCGAGGTGCTGCAGCTGGACGCCTCCCTGCTCAAGCGCACCTTCACCATCCGCGAATTCGCGCGCATGCTCGAAGCCCTGGAGGAACGCGACGCCGCAGGCGTAGCCACCGGCACGGCACCCGCCGAAAAGGCGTCCGCCGAGACACCGTCCGACGCCGGTGCGATGTGGCGCGGCCTGCCCGCCCGCCTCGCCTCCGTGAGGCACCTCGCCCTGGCGGCGGAGAGCGCGGACAACGAAGTGATCGACCCCTACAAACGGGGCCCCGAGGTGTACCGCCAGATGGAAGACGAGCTGGCCCCCGCCCTCCTCACCATCCTCCGCTACGCCCGGCTCAACACGCCCGCATAA
- the grpE gene encoding nucleotide exchange factor GrpE yields the protein MTPTGASGPDPGTPATDLQLANLPLWAVVAIAILLLTVVLLGLVLVRMARGANPAYDGETVLAGPGPGLDPRGLAPAYETLLQAFIGTYDLSASEVVRAHIQKSLRAVGVTPITPHPGDPFDIRLHNGVAGVTAPSSSLALRIVRVLRPGWRSDDGVLRLADVEVYKE from the coding sequence GTGACGCCGACAGGTGCCTCCGGCCCGGACCCCGGCACGCCAGCCACAGACCTGCAGCTAGCCAATTTGCCCTTGTGGGCAGTGGTCGCAATCGCAATCCTTCTGCTGACGGTTGTTTTGCTCGGGTTGGTCCTGGTCCGGATGGCCCGGGGCGCCAACCCGGCTTATGACGGTGAGACTGTCCTGGCGGGTCCGGGACCCGGCTTGGACCCCAGGGGCCTCGCTCCGGCTTACGAAACCCTGCTGCAAGCATTTATCGGAACTTACGACCTCTCCGCAAGTGAGGTGGTCCGGGCCCATATCCAAAAGTCCCTCCGAGCCGTGGGAGTCACTCCGATCACCCCGCACCCCGGAGATCCCTTTGACATCCGGCTGCACAACGGCGTTGCCGGCGTCACAGCCCCGTCGTCGAGCCTGGCACTCCGGATCGTCCGGGTACTCAGACCCGGTTGGCGTTCAGACGACGGGGTCCTGCGCCTCGCCGACGTCGAAGTTTACAAGGAGTAG
- a CDS encoding LCP family protein, with protein MDNQSDPEGAAESRPPQGNFAWLPAWLRRQPIWLKAVLAMVLVIALGSTAYAFSQLGRGGQPAPTASGTTTAEGGTATPSPSEPAQSPTQEPPPAAMNILLMGSDSRGDSRAEEAQAAAGTPADQRADVLMLIHIPADRQKIYGISIMRDTWVNIPDHGEAKINAGLELGGIPLMVRTVESLFNTHIDHTVMTDFAGFKRATDALGGVDVNVTLPFTSTHDSGHTFTPGINRLTGDQALEFVRERYAFADGDFQRIRNQQTFLKSLVGKFMSAGTLTNPNTVVGVIQAVRPHLIIDQGLTLDDMWRLGFSLRDVGPEDAIFFRLPDGGFGFSTDGQSIVFQNPDAIGAVSAALANGTLADYVAANGLEGGN; from the coding sequence ATGGACAACCAGTCTGATCCGGAAGGAGCGGCTGAAAGCAGGCCGCCGCAGGGAAACTTCGCATGGCTCCCTGCCTGGCTGCGCCGGCAGCCCATCTGGCTCAAAGCGGTCCTGGCGATGGTCCTGGTGATCGCCCTGGGCAGCACGGCCTACGCCTTCTCACAGTTGGGACGCGGCGGACAGCCCGCCCCCACCGCCAGCGGAACCACGACGGCGGAAGGCGGCACCGCCACCCCGTCACCGTCCGAGCCGGCGCAGTCCCCGACGCAGGAACCGCCGCCGGCTGCCATGAACATCCTGCTGATGGGCAGCGACAGCCGCGGCGACTCGCGCGCGGAAGAAGCCCAGGCCGCCGCGGGAACACCCGCGGACCAGCGCGCCGACGTCCTCATGCTGATCCACATTCCGGCAGACCGGCAGAAGATCTACGGCATCTCCATCATGCGCGACACGTGGGTGAACATCCCCGACCACGGCGAAGCCAAAATAAACGCCGGACTGGAACTCGGCGGAATTCCCCTGATGGTCCGGACCGTGGAGTCGCTGTTCAACACGCACATCGACCACACCGTCATGACGGACTTCGCGGGCTTCAAACGCGCCACCGACGCACTGGGCGGCGTTGACGTCAACGTCACCCTTCCGTTCACCTCCACCCACGACTCCGGCCACACCTTCACCCCGGGCATCAACCGGCTCACCGGTGACCAGGCCCTGGAATTCGTCCGCGAGCGCTACGCCTTTGCCGACGGCGACTTCCAGCGCATCCGCAACCAGCAGACATTCCTGAAGTCACTCGTGGGCAAGTTCATGAGTGCCGGCACACTCACCAACCCGAACACCGTGGTGGGAGTCATCCAAGCTGTGCGCCCGCACTTGATCATCGACCAGGGCCTTACCCTGGACGACATGTGGCGGCTAGGTTTCAGCCTGCGCGACGTCGGTCCCGAGGACGCCATCTTCTTCCGGTTGCCCGACGGCGGCTTCGGCTTTAGCACCGACGGCCAGTCAATCGTGTTCCAGAACCCCGATGCGATAGGCGCCGTGTCCGCGGCACTCGCCAACGGCACCCTGGCGGACTACGTGGCAGCCAACGGCCTTGAAGGCGGTAACTGA
- a CDS encoding C39 family peptidase has protein sequence MDTTPDTVTEEMPEPGAAEETGGTDYESVDLNEDGTIDALYVRIDQAVSFVALDSDADTSLDTAYMDLDGDGKVDVLVTESDGGYVITDASGNAEGQWVSREDLMAASPDLVAALDQQLPAEPGGDDTADQPIEPDQGSTGWSVQDGVLIGDPIGDAEYWFEQAENGFCLPASIAQIVSEYTGMPFKDEMVFVDIANEIGAFTVGHDGVPSMSIEKGVEVLNAAGVPAELRFGDLDILAAELEAGHSVILAVDSGELWTGEAAEDNTADHAVVVTGINTERGTVILSDPGRAGGNLAEVPIGLFLNSWADSQNAMIVCDEPPADAVEDSDSDSVQETSAEGQSAEPAQAGAGEVEPLKVGPLEAPDAIPAGLPGVSGEVSREPLEATTSIAIQNPWVFLPITLAGAVLRAL, from the coding sequence ATGGACACAACACCAGACACGGTGACCGAAGAAATGCCCGAACCCGGCGCCGCCGAGGAGACGGGTGGCACCGACTACGAATCAGTGGACCTGAACGAGGACGGCACCATTGACGCACTCTACGTACGAATCGACCAGGCAGTTTCCTTCGTAGCCCTCGATTCGGACGCCGATACATCGCTCGACACTGCATACATGGACCTCGACGGCGATGGAAAGGTGGACGTGCTTGTCACCGAATCGGACGGCGGGTATGTCATCACTGATGCGTCGGGGAACGCTGAAGGCCAATGGGTCTCGCGGGAGGACCTCATGGCCGCCTCTCCAGACCTCGTGGCAGCCCTGGACCAGCAGCTGCCCGCTGAGCCCGGCGGTGACGACACCGCCGATCAGCCAATCGAGCCGGACCAGGGCAGCACGGGCTGGAGCGTTCAGGACGGCGTCCTCATCGGGGATCCGATCGGCGATGCCGAGTATTGGTTCGAACAGGCGGAGAACGGATTCTGCTTGCCCGCCAGCATCGCGCAAATTGTCTCCGAATACACCGGCATGCCCTTCAAGGATGAGATGGTGTTCGTGGACATCGCCAACGAAATCGGGGCCTTCACCGTAGGCCACGACGGCGTTCCAAGTATGTCGATCGAAAAGGGCGTCGAAGTACTCAACGCGGCCGGCGTCCCCGCCGAACTGCGTTTCGGCGACCTCGACATTCTGGCCGCAGAGCTTGAAGCCGGCCACAGCGTTATCCTGGCCGTCGACAGCGGGGAACTGTGGACCGGCGAGGCGGCAGAAGACAACACTGCGGACCACGCCGTCGTGGTCACCGGCATCAACACGGAGCGGGGCACGGTGATTCTGTCGGATCCGGGTAGGGCTGGCGGCAACCTGGCGGAAGTGCCCATTGGCCTGTTCCTCAACTCGTGGGCCGACTCGCAAAACGCCATGATTGTGTGCGACGAACCTCCGGCGGATGCCGTAGAAGACTCCGACAGCGACTCCGTCCAGGAAACCTCAGCGGAAGGTCAAAGCGCTGAACCCGCACAGGCGGGCGCAGGGGAAGTGGAACCGCTGAAGGTTGGCCCGCTGGAAGCCCCTGACGCCATCCCTGCCGGATTGCCGGGCGTGAGCGGGGAAGTCAGCCGCGAGCCCCTGGAAGCCACTACATCAATCGCCATCCAGAACCCCTGGGTCTTCCTGCCGATTACGCTGGCGGGCGCCGTCCTGAGGGCACTCTGA